A window of Solanum stenotomum isolate F172 chromosome 3, ASM1918654v1, whole genome shotgun sequence contains these coding sequences:
- the LOC125857928 gene encoding phospholipase D alpha 1: protein MAPILLHGTLHVTIHEVDRLHGKHGRNFFSKIKDSVEETVGMGKGASRIYATVDLEKARVGRTRVIENEPNNPRWYESFHIYCAHMAKNVIFTVKDNNSIGATLIGRAYLPVNDLLEGEEVDEWIEILDEDENPIEAGSKIHVTLQYFEISRDRNWERGIGSSKYPGVPYTFFPQRTGCRVSLYQDAHIPDKFIPKIPLSGGKYYEPHRCWEDIFDAITNAKHMIYITGWSVYTEITLLRDSRREKPGGDDTVGELLKKKAKEGVKVLMLVWDDRTSVRLLKKDGLMATHDEETEEYFKDTDVHCVLCPRDPDDGGSIVKDLQTSAMFTHHQKIVIVDTDMPNGESETRRLMSFVGGLDLCDGRYDTPFHSLFRTLDTAHHDDFHQPNFAEASIDKGGPREPWHDIHSRVEGPIAWDVLYNFEQRWRKQGGKDILVDLRELDNVIIPPSSVMYPDDPESWNVQLFRSIDGGAAFGFPDTPEESVKAGLVSGKNNIVDRSIQDAYITAIRRAKNFIYIENQYFLGSCYDWECDDVKVEEVGALHLIPKELTLKIVSKIEAGERFTVYVLVPMWPEGLPGSASVQAILDWQRRTMEMMYKHIFQAIRDQGLDDHPRNYLTFFCIGNREVKKSGEYEPSDKPESDTDYERAQEARRFMIYVHSKMMIVDDEYIIVGSANINQRSMDGARDSEIAIGAYQPHNLTTSRQPARGQVHGFRMALWYEHMGMLDDTFQHPESEDCVRKVNEIADKYWDLYTSESLETDLPGHLLRYPVGLTNDGEITDLPGNGNEYFPDTKAKVVGTKSDLLPPILTT, encoded by the exons ATGGCTCCGATTCTGCTTCATGGTACTCTGCATGTCACGATACACGAGGTCGATAGGCTGCACGGGAAGCACGGTCGCAACTTCTTTAGCAAG ATTAAAGATTCTGTTGAGGAAACGGTAGGTATGGGCAAAGGAGCTTCTAGAATTTATGCCACAGTTGATTTGGAAAAGGCAAGGGTTGGAAGAACCAGAGTTATTGAAAATGAACCAAACAATCCTAGGTGGTATGAGTCTTTTCACATCTACTGTGCCCATATGGCTAAAAATGTTATATTTACTGTCAAAGATAACAATTCCATTGGTGCAACCTTAATTGGAAGAGCTTATTTACCAGTTAATGACCTTTTGGAAGGGGAAGAGGTTGATGAGTGGATTGAGATACTGGATGAAGACGAGAATCCCATTGAAGCAGGTTCTAAAATCCATGTGACACTGCAGTATTTTGAAATCAGTCGTGATCGTAATTGGGAACGTGGAATAGGTAGTTCTAAATATCCTGGTGTCCCTTATACTTTCTTCCCTCAGAGAACAGGATGTCGCGTTTCTTTGTATCAAGATGCACATATCCCTGATAAGTTTATTCCGAAAATCCCTCTATCAGGGGGTAAATATTATGAACCACATCGATGTTGGGAAGATATCTTTGATGCTATTACTAATGCAAAGCACATGATTTACATTACTGGTTGGTCTGTATATACTGAAATAACCTTGTTGAGAGACTCCAGGAGGGAAAAGCCTGGAGGAGACGACACAGTCGGAGAGCTGCTTAAGAAGAAGGCGAAGGAAGGTGTTAAAGTCCTTATGCTTGTATGGGATGACAGAACATCTGTACGTCTGCTGAAGAAAGACGGTCTCATGGCCACTCATGACGAAGAAACTGAAGAGTACTTTAAAGATACTGATGTGCACTGTGTCCTTTGCCCTAGGGATCCTGATGATGGTGGAAGCATAGTTAAAGATTTACAGACTTCTGCAATGTTTACTCATCACCAGAAAATCGTAATAGTGGACACTGACATGCCCAATGGAGAGTCAGAGACGAGGAGGCTTATGAGCTTCGTTGGTGGCCTTGATCTTTGTGATGGGAGATATGATACTCCTTTCCATTCACTTTTTAGAACACTGGATACAGCACATCATGATGATTTCCACCAACCTAATTTTGCTGAAGCTTCGATTGATAAAGGAGGGCCTAGAGAGCCCTGGCACGACATTCATTCTCGAGTTGAAGGACCAATTGCTTGGGATGTATTGTATAATTTTGAGCAGAGATGGAGAAAACAGGGCGGAAAAGACATTCTAGTGGACTTAAGAGAGCTTGACAATGTTATCATTCCACCATCTTCAGTTATGTACCCTGATGATCCTGAATCATGGAATGTTCAATTATTCAGATCGATTGATGGTGGGGCAGCATTCGGCTTTCCTGATACACCAGAAGAGTCAGTAAAGGCTGGTCTAGTGAGCGGGAAGAATAACATAGTCGATAGAAGTATCCAAGATGCTTACATTACTGCTATTCGTCGGGCAAAGAATTTCATCTACATTGAAAATCAGTATTTTCTCGGAAGCTGTTACGATTGGGAGTGTGATGATGTGAAAGTGGAGGAGGTAGGTGCTTTGCATCTCATTCCAAAAGAACTTACATTGAAGATTGTTAGTAAAATTGAAGCTGGGGAAAGGTTTACTGTATATGTTCTGGTTCCAATGTGGCCAGAAGGACTTCCTGGCAGTGCATCTGTACAAGCAATATTAGATTGGCAAAGGAGGACAATGGAGATGATGTATAAACATATATTTCAGGCTATCAGAGATCAAGGTCTCGACGATCACCCAAGGAATTATTTGACTTTTTTCTGTATTGGTAATCGAGAGGTGAAGAAGAGTGGAGAATATGAACCTTCAGACAAGCCTGAATCTGATACTGATTATGAACGAGCTCAGGAAGCTCGTCGTTTCATGATCTATGTTCATTCCAAAATGATGATTG TGGATGATGAGTACATTATAGTTGGATCAGCCAACATTAACCAGAGGTCAATGGATGGTGCAAGAGACTCAGAGATAGCAATTGGAGCATACCAGCCTCATAATTTAACGACGAGCAGGCAACCAGCAAGGGGTCAAGTTCATGGGTTCCGAATGGCATTGTGGTACGAGCATATGGGCATGCTCGATGACACGTTCCAACATCCAGAGAGCGAAGATTGTGTTAGGAAGGTGAATGAAATAGCTGATAAATACTGGGATCTGTACACAAGTGAGAGTCTAGAAACTGATCTTCCTGGTCACTTGCTCCGATACCCCGTCGGACTTACTAACGACGGTGAGATCACAGATTTGCCTGGAAATGGAAATGAGTACTTCCCTGACACTAAGGCTAAGGTTGTTGGTACTAAATCTGACCTCCTTCCTCCTATCCTCACTACCTAA
- the LOC125857970 gene encoding glycine-rich protein-like, whose translation MGSKAFLFLGLFLAIFIMISSEVLATELAENSKKSENKNEVHEAQYGGYPGGGHGGGGYGRGGGGYGHGGGGRRGGYCRYGCCGHDYNGCYRCRSYKGEAMDKVTQDKPHN comes from the coding sequence ATGGGTTCCAAAGCATTTCTGTTTCTTGGTCTTTTTTTGGCTATTTTTATAATGATAAGCTCTGAGGTTTTAGCTACTGAGTTGGCTGAGAACTCTAAGAAATCTGAAAACAAGAATGAAGTACATGAAGCCCAATATGGAGGATATCCTGGTGGCGGACACGGTGGTGGTGGATACGGACGTGGTGGTGGTGGATATGGACACGGTGGTGGTGGACGACGTGGAGGATACTGCCGGTACGGTTGCTGCGGCCATGATTACAATGGTTGCTATAGGTGTCGCTCCTACAAAGGTGAGGCAATGGACAAAGTTACTCAAGACAAGCCacacaattaa
- the LOC125857956 gene encoding ethylene-responsive transcription factor WIN1 — protein MVQAKKFRGVRQRHWGSWVAEIRHPLLKRRVWLGTFETAEEAARAYDEAAVLMSGRNAKTNFPVQATDENKKDNSKSNNSALSAGSSSSSLSAILSAKLRKSCKSPSPSLTCLRLDTESSNIGVWQKRAGARPDSSWVMTVEFGKKKIINDNEQMIIPDENVTSSSTFSSQENSIEIEEGKECGVMNEEERMALQMIEELLNRN, from the exons ATGGTACAGGCAAAGAAGTTCAGAGGTGTCAGGCAACGCCATTGGGGTTCTTGGGTTGCTGAAATTCGTCATCCTTTGCT GAAGAGGAGAGTGTGGCTAGGAACTTTTGAAACTGCGGAGGAAGCTGCCCGAGCTTATGATGAGGCTGCGGTTTTAATGAGCGGACGTAACGCCAAAACAAATTTCCCAGTGCAGGCTactgatgaaaataaaaaagacaactCTAAATCTAATAATTCGGCTTTATCGGCcggatcatcatcatcatcactcTCTGCTATACTTAGCGCCAAACTTCGGAAAAGCTGTAAATCGCCTTCGCCGTCTCTCACTTGCCTCAGGCTTGATACGGAGAGTTCCAACATTGGGGTGTGGCAGAAACGGGCAGGAGCCCGGCCTGATTCTAGCTGGGTCATGACCGTTGAATTTGGAAAAAAGAAGATCATTAATGATAACGAGCAGATGATTATTCCAGACGAAAACGTAACTTCTTCAAGTACGTTTTCGTCTCAGGAGAATTCAATCGAGATCGAAGAAGGCAAAGAATGTGGTGTGATGAATGAAGAAGAACGAATGGCGCTTCAAATGATTGAGGAACTCCTCAACAGGAATTAA
- the LOC125857969 gene encoding uncharacterized protein LOC125857969: MSSMLGSQGFVLATAMAVSAGTVILLDLFRVKYFPATHLSDYPHDHKQILKSCLSSAGKNKDKTRKKKKKVQFAADVKSSSGNGEEYRRKQMRKFTESRIKSCGNEIVGIPGNRMALYTGILKDRVQRMGFSH; the protein is encoded by the exons ATGTCAAGTATGTTGGGTTCACAAGGCTTCGTATTGGCGACAGCCATGGCGGTCTCTGCCGGCACAGTGATTTTACTCGATCTTTTCCGGGTCAAGTACTTCCCGGCGACCCATCTTTCCGACTACCCACATGATCATAAGCAGATTCTCAAGTCCTGTTTATCTTCAG CTGGGAAGAACAAGGacaaaacaagaaagaaaaagaagaaagttcaaTTTGCAGCTGATGTGAAAAGTTCGAGCGGAAATGGCGAGGAGTACAGAAGAAAACAAATGAGGAAATTCACAGAAAGTCGAATTAAATCTTGTGGGAATGAGATTGTGGGGATTCCAGGAAATAGGATGGCTTTGTACACTGGGATTCTCAAGGATCGGGTTCAAAGAATGGGATTCTCCCATTGA